Below is a genomic region from Rhizobium sp. 007.
GCCCTGCTCGTTGCGCCTCAGTTGCTAATCCTGCTGTTTTTTTTCTTCATCCCTTCCTACAAGGCACTGTCGCTCGCCTTCGTACAGGTCGACCCATTCGGTGGCCTGCAGATCTTCGTCGGCCTGAAGAATTTTCAGACGCTGCTGGCAAGCCCTGAATATAGAAGCAGCGCCCTCTTTACGCTCTGGTTCACGCTGCTCCAGAACATTGCAACGCTTGGCCTTGCGGGGCTCTTTGCATTCGCCACGGATTTCGTCATCCGCGGCCGCGGCATCTACAAGAGCATCATCCTGATGCCCTATGCGATTGCGCCTGTCATATCAGGCGTGCTTTGGGCCTTTCTGTTCAATCCGGCCGTCGGTCCGATCGCGCAGTTCCTGCATTCGCTGGGCATCGCCTGGGATCCGAACAGACGGCCATTCGATGCACAGCTTCTGGTGACGATTGCCTCCATCTGGAAGAACGTCTGCTATGACTACATCTTCCTGGTTGCCGCATTGCTTGCGGTTCCGGCCTCGCTGCTGGAAGCTGCCAAGCTTGATGGGGCGGGCCCCGTTCGGCGGTTCTTCACGATTTCCCTGCCGCTCGTCTCACCGACGGTGTTCTTCCTCGTCGTCATGAACTTCGTCTACGGCCTCTTCGAAACGTTCGGCATCATCGATGCCGTCACACGTGGCGGGCCTGCAGGCGCCACAAACAGCCTAGTCTACAAGGTCTATCAGGACGGCTTCGTGCAGCTCGATCTGGGGTCGTCAGCTGCCCAGTCGGTGATCTTGATGATCGTCGCGGTCCTTTTCACCGTCCTCCAGTTCCGTGCGCTTGAGCGCAAGGTCAATTATCAGGTGTAGCCATGGGTGAACGCAATCTCGGCCTTTCGATCTTCTGTCACGCCGTTCTGCTGGTTGGCGCAGCTTTCGTATGCTTGCCGCTTTACTTTGCCTTCGTGGCAGGTTCGCTCACGCTGGAAGAGGTGCAGCAGGCTCCTTTCCCGCTCGTGCCCGGCTCGCATTTTATCGAGAATGTCGCAATCGCCTGGAGGCAAGGCGATTTCGCGCAGCTTTTCCTCAACTCGATCATCGTGACGGGTGGGATCGTCATCGGCAAGCTCGCCATTTCGCTCATTGCGGCTTTTGCCGTAACCTATTTTCGCTTCCCGTTCCGCATGACCGCATTCTGGCTGATTTTCGTTTCCTTGATGCTGCCCGTGGAAGTCCGCATTATCCCCACTTACGAGGCCGTGGCCGACGCTGCAGGCCCGATCCGCTGGCTTTCCGGCATCACCGGATTTGCCGGCGTTGTGGAAAACTTGACGGGCTACAGCATAGAAACATCCCTGAAGTGGAACATGGTGAACACCTATGGCGGTCTGATCCTGCCGCTGATTGCCTCCGCGTCGGCGACATTTCTCTTCCGCCAGTTCTTCCTGACCGTGCCTGAGGAGCTATGCGAGGCGGCGAAACTCGATGGCGCCGGCCCCCTTAAATTCTTCAAGGATGTGCTGCTGCCGCTTTCCACCGCCAATATCGCGGCACTTGCAATCATCCTCTTTCTCTATGGCTGGAACCAGTATCTCTGGCCGCTGCTCTTTACCACCGACAAGACGATGGCTACCGCAATTCTGGGTCTTAAGGAGCTGGTTCCGGTCTCGGATTCCGTGCCTGCGTGGAACATTGCCATGAGCGCCGCTCTCTTCGTCATGTTGCCTCCGGCAGTCATCATTCTCCTCATGCAACGCTGGTTCACCAAGGGGCTGGTAGATTCCGGCAAGTAAGCCTTTGCCCAGACAATAAGGACAATTTCGAAATGGTTTACATCATCGGCCATCGCGGTGGCCGCAATCTTTGGCCCGAAAACAGCCTTTCTGGCTTCCGCAAACTGGCTGAAATGCCAGTCGAAGGCGTCGAATTCGACGTGCATTTGACCCGTTCAGGCGAACTGCTCGTCATTCACGACGCAACGCTTGATCGCACGACCGATTACTCCGGACCGGTCTTCGACCTTGCTCCAGGCGAGCACCGAAGCGTCACGCTGAAAGACAGCGACGGAGAGGCGATACCGACGCTTGAAGAGGTTCTCGAGATATTCAAGGACAGCGCCCTTGAGCTGCATATCGAGCTGAAGGCGGATGCGAAGGGGGATGCCTATCCGGGCCTTGAGAGGAGGGCTGCAAACCTCGTCGATGGCCTCAAGCTTGCCGACCGTTCTTTCCTGACGAGCTTTCACGCCAGCGTTCTTCAAACTGTCCGTGAGGTTGCGCCGCATATCCGGACGCTGTCGTCATTTGACCGCGCAGCCGCCGAGCGACTTGGGCTCAGATCCGGCCTTGAGAAAATGGAGGAGCTCGCCGACATCATTGCCGTCGAAAAGTCTCTGCTTGCGACGCATTGGGACGAAATCACGTCCTTCATTCCCTTTGACCGGCTCGGCGCATGGGTGCCAAATCACAGTGCCG
It encodes:
- a CDS encoding ABC transporter permease subunit, whose product is MQGNSPVQVIGGAPRRLRILGRPLSGLATARSPQAGLKAAHFNKPWLAALLVAPQLLILLFFFFIPSYKALSLAFVQVDPFGGLQIFVGLKNFQTLLASPEYRSSALFTLWFTLLQNIATLGLAGLFAFATDFVIRGRGIYKSIILMPYAIAPVISGVLWAFLFNPAVGPIAQFLHSLGIAWDPNRRPFDAQLLVTIASIWKNVCYDYIFLVAALLAVPASLLEAAKLDGAGPVRRFFTISLPLVSPTVFFLVVMNFVYGLFETFGIIDAVTRGGPAGATNSLVYKVYQDGFVQLDLGSSAAQSVILMIVAVLFTVLQFRALERKVNYQV
- a CDS encoding ABC transporter permease subunit, coding for MGERNLGLSIFCHAVLLVGAAFVCLPLYFAFVAGSLTLEEVQQAPFPLVPGSHFIENVAIAWRQGDFAQLFLNSIIVTGGIVIGKLAISLIAAFAVTYFRFPFRMTAFWLIFVSLMLPVEVRIIPTYEAVADAAGPIRWLSGITGFAGVVENLTGYSIETSLKWNMVNTYGGLILPLIASASATFLFRQFFLTVPEELCEAAKLDGAGPLKFFKDVLLPLSTANIAALAIILFLYGWNQYLWPLLFTTDKTMATAILGLKELVPVSDSVPAWNIAMSAALFVMLPPAVIILLMQRWFTKGLVDSGK
- a CDS encoding glycerophosphodiester phosphodiesterase family protein — translated: MVYIIGHRGGRNLWPENSLSGFRKLAEMPVEGVEFDVHLTRSGELLVIHDATLDRTTDYSGPVFDLAPGEHRSVTLKDSDGEAIPTLEEVLEIFKDSALELHIELKADAKGDAYPGLERRAANLVDGLKLADRSFLTSFHASVLQTVREVAPHIRTLSSFDRAAAERLGLRSGLEKMEELADIIAVEKSLLATHWDEITSFIPFDRLGAWVPNHSADLAYWLAKPVRQITTDRPDLALSIRGS